Below is a window of Ruegeria sp. THAF33 DNA.
TTGAAGCGGCGTGACTTGAGGTCACGCGCGCCCGCGCGTAACGTCTGATCATGAACTCGGACGTGCGATCAGGCTGGTCAAAGCTGCTGAAACCGTTTCGCGGCGCCCCGTTGGGGTGGCGGCTGCGGCTGGCTGTTATTGTATTGATGGTGGCAACAATCGCAACGGTTTGGATCACCAACCGCTTGTTGACCGACAGGTTCACCGAATCCACCCGCAACCGGGCCGAGCTTCGCCTTGCGCTGTATTCCGGCAATTTGCTGAGCGAACTGCGCCGCAACTCGATCGTGCCCCAGTTGCTGGCGCGGGACCCGACACTGATTTCGGCGCTGCAATCCAGGGACTATTCGTTATCGACGCAGCGTTTGATTTCGTTCGTTGAGGAAATCGGTGCGGCGTCGTTGATGCTGTTGGATGGTGACGGGCGAACGGTTGCGGCGACGGATCGGAACAGGCTGGGCGAGGCGCACAGGAATATTCCGTATTTTGTGGACGCGATCCGGTCAAATGCGACGATCTTTTCCGTTATTCCCAAGGAATCCGGCGGATACAGCTTTGTCTATTCGCGCCGGCTTGAAAACAGCGCGGAAATACTGGGCGTGATCGTTGTCGAAGTTGATCTGCAAAAGTTTGAACAGGCATGGGCCGGTATTTCGGATGCGGTGATGGTCACTGACAGCACCGGAACCATCATTCTGTCCACCGAACCGCGCTGGCGGGGTCTGGATGAGGGGGCGGCCCTGCTGCGTCAACCGCCGCAAGGGGCGATCCAGCGGGCCATTCGGGCGACGACCGATTGGACCGCTTTGCCACCTGACGCCTACCTGCAAGGCGAGGCCGTGATGCGTCTGGAAACGCGCATCCCGTTCCGCGGCTGGCAAATGACATCATTCACGACCTATGCCTCGATCCGCGAGAAAGTGAACAGCGTTCTGGCGCTCGAGATCATGGGCTTTGCGATTCTTCTGGCGCTGACGTTCTACGCGCTGAGCCGACGGGCGACGCTGCGCATGACCCTGTTTCAGCGCGAGTCGGCAGAGCTTCGCGCATTGAACGCCAGGCTACAGCGGGAAATCGCTGAACGCGAACGGGTTGAAAAGACGTTGGATTTGGCCGAACAGACCCTTGCCCAAAGCTCGAAACTTGCAGCTCTGGGTGAGATGTCAGCGGCGGTCAGTCACGAGCTGAATCAACCTCTGGCTGCAATGAAAACCTATCTGGCCGGTGCCCGTCTGCTGTTGCGTCGAAACCGGCCCGAAGAGGCATTGGCCAGCTTTGGCCGGATCGATGGCCTGATCGAGCGGATGGGGGCGATTACGCGGCAGCTCAAATCTTACGCGCGCAAGGGGGCAGATGCGTTTTCACCTGTAAATCTTGGCGAAGCGCTGGCCTCGGCCTTGTCGATGATGGAGCCACAGCTGCGTCAGCGCCATGTGAAGATCACCCAGATCCTGCCGGAAGAACCGGTGGTGGTGATGGGGGATCGGATGCGGATCGAGCAGGTGATGGTCAACCTCTTGCGCAATGCGCTGGACGCCACCAAATCAGTGGCAGAGCCGGATGTGGAAATCATCTTGGCGGCGGGTGACACGGCTGTACTGACGGTACGCGACAACGGGCATGGGATCGAGGATATCGAGAACCTGTTCGAGCCGTTCTATACCACCAAACAGCCCGGAGACGGGGTGGGCCTGGGGCTTGCCATCTCGTCGGGGATCGTGAACGACCATGGGGGACGGCTGACTGCGCGCAACGGCCAATACGGTGGCGCGGTGTTTGAAATGCAGTTGCCAGCACTGGGAAGCGACGGCCTTGAGGCCGCGGAATAACGAGGAATGACTATGGCACAGGCCATGAAAATCGCCATTGTGGATGACGAACAGGACATGCGCCAATCGATCAGCCAATGGCTTGCTTTGTCCGGATATGACACGGAAACCTTTGCCAGCGCCGAGGACGCGCTCAAGGTTCTGGGGCCGGATTATCCTGGGATTGTTATTTCGGACATCAAGATGCCCGGAATGGACGGCATTCAGCTTCTGAAAAAGCTGATGGGCGCCGACAGCACCCTACCGGTGATCATGATCACCGGCCACGGTGATGTGCCGATGGCGGTTGAAGCGATGCGCGTTGGCGCGTTCGACTTCCTTGAAAAACCGTTCAACCCCGATCGGATGTCCGAACTGGCCAAACGCGCCAGCAATGCGCGCCGTCTGACTCTGGACAACCGTGCCCTGCGGCGCGAGCTGTCCGGCGGCACCCAGATCATGAACAAGCTGATCGGTGCCAGCCCGGTCATGGAGCGGCTGCGTGAGGATATTCTGGATCTCGGCCAGGCTGACGGCCATGTGTTGATCGACGGTGAAACCGGTACCGGGAAAACGCTTGTGGCTCACGCGCTTCATGCCGTTGGCAGCCGTGCCGGCAAGAAGTTTGTTCTGGTGTCCTGCGCCGCGCTTGAAGAAGACGCACTGGCCAAGCGCCTGTTTGGCCCCATGATGCCCGAAGATGCGCAACTGCCCGCCATCGAAGAGGCGCGTGGCGGCACGCTGGTTCTGGAAGATGTGGAAGCGTTGAGCGATACGTTGCAGGCCAAGCTGCTGAGCGTGATGAACGAGCAGGGCACACCTGCGGAGACCCGGATCGTTGCCATCTCGAACCTGCAGGAGGCGGGCAAGACGTCGGAAGACGTGCTGCGCCCGGACCTGTTCTATCGCCTGGCCGCGCTGCGCATCACCATGCCGCCGTTGCGGCAGCGGGGCGAAGATATCCTGACCCTGTTTACCCGTCTCAGTGAGCAGTTTGCCGAAGAATACGGTTGCGATGCCCCCCAGGTGAGCGCGCAGGAAGCTGCGCAATTGTTGCAGGCGCCATGGCCCGGCAATGTGCGTCAGTTGATCAACATTGCCGAACGGGCGGTTCTGCAATCGCGCCGTGGCTCGGGCACCATCGCGTCTTTGTTGATGTCCGATCACGAAGAGATGCAGCCGGTGATGACCACCGAGGGCAAGCCGTTGAAGGAATATGTCGAAGCGTTCGAACGTATGCTGATTGATAATACGATGCGCAGGCACAAAGGCTCTATTGCGTCAGTCATGGACGAGCTTTGCCTTCCTCGCCGGACGCTGAACGAGAAGATGGCCAAATACGGCCTTCAGCGTTCGGACTATTTGTAAGCGATGCGATTTGGGGGCTCTGCCCCCGTCGCCTATGGCGCCTCCCCCGGGATATTTTTGGCCAGATGAAGGGGGCGGCGACGCTGGTTTGGGCACGGAATGAAGTTTGCCCATTGTCTTTTCCACAGGGTTGCTTTTATTGTGTCGGAACGGGCCGGGCGATTTTGACGCCTGCAAGTCCCGAATCTTTGAGTTTCGCTGCTGATCCGTTGGTGAGGGTCAAGACCTCGCGGTTCAGCAGACCGATTATGCCCCTTAAGGGGCAGTGGAGTACCTGAGCCCGGGATCACTGGGCGAAAGGAATAAATGGGCAGGCTGCGTTCAGACGCGCCTGTCGGAGAAGAACCGCGATGACGCGCGCGCAACGATTGAGAGAACGGGCAGGGGGCCACAGCGCCAGACCCTGCCGCGCGCCGTCTGATATCGCCCTGACAAGACACCTCCCCAAAAGCGCCTGTCCGCCTGGACAGGTCAGGACAACGCGTTTGGCGCGGTGCACCAAGGACAAATGGCTAAGAAAATGCTTATCGATGCCACCCACGCGGAGGAAACCCGCGTCGTGGTGGTTGACGGAAACAAGGTCGAGGAGTTCGATTTTGAATCCGAAAACAAACGCCAGCTTGCCGGCAACATCTATCTTGCAAAAGTAACGCGGGTTGAGCCGTCGCTTCAGGCGGCCTTTGTGGATTATGGCGGGAACCGGCATGGCTTCCTGGCATTCTCTGAAATTCATCCGGATTATTACCAGATCCCCGTCGCCGACCGTGAGGCGTTGATGGAGGAAGAGCGCGCCTATGCCGAGGCCATGAAGGCGCGGGATGAGGCTGAGGAGGCCAAATCCAAGAAGCGGCGGACCCGGTCTCGCGCGAAGGCTGCTGACGTGAAATCGGATGATCCGGTTGAAACGATGGAGGTTTCGACCGAACCAACCGGCATGGAAACCATCGATCTGGACGAGGGTGAAGAAGCAGATGTTGATGTTCCGGAAGGAACGTCGCCGATGGAAGTCGTCGCTGAAACTCCGGTAGAGGAGCCGGTTGACGATGACGCGCCGGCCACTGAAGAAGCAACCGAAACCGCATCGGATGAGGCAGCACTTGACGACGTTGCCGAGGAAGCCACTGAACAGGCTGTCGATGTGTTGGACGACGACGCAGAGGATCAGGCCGAAGAGCCAGTGGAAGCCATTGAAGACATTCAATCGGAAGGGCATGAAGCCCAATCCGAGCCGGAGCAAGCAGAAGAACCTGTTGAAGCTGCGGATGATGAACAAGACCCTGATGAGGACGTTGACGAAACCAAAAGCACAGACGCTGCATCAAAAGACGCATCGATTGAATCGGTTGCTGATGATGATGACAGCGAAGACATTCGTCCTCCGCGCAAACCGCGCCCGCGTCGCTACAAGATACAGGAAGTCATCAAAGTACGTCAGGTCCTTCTGGTGCAGGTTGTCAAGGAAGAGCGCGGAAACAAGGGTGCTGCGCTGACCACCTATCTTTCGCTGGCAGGACGGTATTGTGTTCTGATGCCCAATACCGCACGTGGTGGTGGCATCAGCCGCAAGATTACCAACGCGGCGGACAGGAAAAAGCTGAAAGAGATCGCAACGGATATCGATGTTCCGACCGGGGCGGGTTTGATCATTCGAACTGCCGGGGCCAAGCGAACCAAATCCGAGATCAAACGCGACTATGAGTACCTCCAGCGTTTGTGGGAGCAGATCCGGGCGCTGACACTGGAATCCATCGCGCCGGCAAAGATCTATGAAGAAGGTGATCTGATCAAACGGTCGATCCGAGATCTTTACAACCGTGATATCGACGAAGTCTTGGTCGAAGGCGAGGGCGGGTACCGCATCGCCAAGGACTTCATGAAGATGATCATGCCGTCACACGCCAAGAACGTGAAACGGTACGAAGATGCGCTGCCTCTGTTCGCGCGCTATCAGGTGGAAAGTTATCTGGCCGGGATGTTCAATCCTACCGTACAGCTGAAATCCGGTGGCTATATCGTAATCGGCGTGACGGAAGCACTGGTGGCGATCGACGTGAACTCGGGCCGTGCCACCAAGGAAGGTTCGATCGAGGAAACCGCACTCAAGACCAACCTCGAGGCCGCTGAAGAGGTTGCACGTCAGCTGCGCCTGCGCGATCTCGCCGGTCTGATCGTCATCGACTTTATCGACATGGACGAGCGCAAGAA
It encodes the following:
- a CDS encoding ATP-binding protein, with product MVATIATVWITNRLLTDRFTESTRNRAELRLALYSGNLLSELRRNSIVPQLLARDPTLISALQSRDYSLSTQRLISFVEEIGAASLMLLDGDGRTVAATDRNRLGEAHRNIPYFVDAIRSNATIFSVIPKESGGYSFVYSRRLENSAEILGVIVVEVDLQKFEQAWAGISDAVMVTDSTGTIILSTEPRWRGLDEGAALLRQPPQGAIQRAIRATTDWTALPPDAYLQGEAVMRLETRIPFRGWQMTSFTTYASIREKVNSVLALEIMGFAILLALTFYALSRRATLRMTLFQRESAELRALNARLQREIAERERVEKTLDLAEQTLAQSSKLAALGEMSAAVSHELNQPLAAMKTYLAGARLLLRRNRPEEALASFGRIDGLIERMGAITRQLKSYARKGADAFSPVNLGEALASALSMMEPQLRQRHVKITQILPEEPVVVMGDRMRIEQVMVNLLRNALDATKSVAEPDVEIILAAGDTAVLTVRDNGHGIEDIENLFEPFYTTKQPGDGVGLGLAISSGIVNDHGGRLTARNGQYGGAVFEMQLPALGSDGLEAAE
- a CDS encoding sigma-54 dependent transcriptional regulator, whose product is MAQAMKIAIVDDEQDMRQSISQWLALSGYDTETFASAEDALKVLGPDYPGIVISDIKMPGMDGIQLLKKLMGADSTLPVIMITGHGDVPMAVEAMRVGAFDFLEKPFNPDRMSELAKRASNARRLTLDNRALRRELSGGTQIMNKLIGASPVMERLREDILDLGQADGHVLIDGETGTGKTLVAHALHAVGSRAGKKFVLVSCAALEEDALAKRLFGPMMPEDAQLPAIEEARGGTLVLEDVEALSDTLQAKLLSVMNEQGTPAETRIVAISNLQEAGKTSEDVLRPDLFYRLAALRITMPPLRQRGEDILTLFTRLSEQFAEEYGCDAPQVSAQEAAQLLQAPWPGNVRQLINIAERAVLQSRRGSGTIASLLMSDHEEMQPVMTTEGKPLKEYVEAFERMLIDNTMRRHKGSIASVMDELCLPRRTLNEKMAKYGLQRSDYL
- a CDS encoding ribonuclease E/G — its product is MAKKMLIDATHAEETRVVVVDGNKVEEFDFESENKRQLAGNIYLAKVTRVEPSLQAAFVDYGGNRHGFLAFSEIHPDYYQIPVADREALMEEERAYAEAMKARDEAEEAKSKKRRTRSRAKAADVKSDDPVETMEVSTEPTGMETIDLDEGEEADVDVPEGTSPMEVVAETPVEEPVDDDAPATEEATETASDEAALDDVAEEATEQAVDVLDDDAEDQAEEPVEAIEDIQSEGHEAQSEPEQAEEPVEAADDEQDPDEDVDETKSTDAASKDASIESVADDDDSEDIRPPRKPRPRRYKIQEVIKVRQVLLVQVVKEERGNKGAALTTYLSLAGRYCVLMPNTARGGGISRKITNAADRKKLKEIATDIDVPTGAGLIIRTAGAKRTKSEIKRDYEYLQRLWEQIRALTLESIAPAKIYEEGDLIKRSIRDLYNRDIDEVLVEGEGGYRIAKDFMKMIMPSHAKNVKRYEDALPLFARYQVESYLAGMFNPTVQLKSGGYIVIGVTEALVAIDVNSGRATKEGSIEETALKTNLEAAEEVARQLRLRDLAGLIVIDFIDMDERKNNSAVEKRLKDKLKTDRARIQVGRISGFGLLEMSRQRLRPGMIEATTQPCPACHGTGLIRSDDNMALSILRQIEEEGTRRRSREVLVRCPVSIANFLMNQKREHIAQIEARYGLSVRIEGDIHLVSPDFSMEKFKTASRIVPEATAPVVSVDASLMDLVDSSDAEETEEEIAQTEEEAKPKRKRRRRRRKKGSGNGDAPEQAAEEGDAPAQEDAESDTPDVESAEPAEAEASEEEKPAKPKRKRAPRRRKKDAVAEEVADQPEERSSTTADAATEEPAAEETGESIAGESAEVAAEPVEEAAEPAEAQADAPPSEEQPANGVDAAQAVEEADEAEKQSAEALEAADVAETEDPAEAGPAEATPEPVLESVAEEPEPVPAKPKRRGWWSLGS